Proteins encoded by one window of Rutidosis leptorrhynchoides isolate AG116_Rl617_1_P2 chromosome 7, CSIRO_AGI_Rlap_v1, whole genome shotgun sequence:
- the LOC139858124 gene encoding F-box protein At1g67340-like → MRTRRGCSYPLAGPPITTSRKRLKLSPSHYNLFDNLPDDIVLLILAKLSSTADCPTDFVTTLFICKRFNGLGLNPVVLAKASAETFAVKPNRWSPFAHRFLQRSSNAGNAEASYTLGMIQFYCFQNRRNGASLMAKAAIRSHAPALYSLAIIQFNGSGGSKNVKDLIGGVTLCARAAFLGHIDALRELGHCLKDGYGIGKNVTEGQRFLIEANARELTSICSKTLMSVIRSPLLVSEFGFNLPAPKSHPANRFLAGWFAYRKPDPSLRICCYDGCGRLETRMHEFRRCSVCGVMNYCSRGCQARDWTMGHSKNCRPLVRVANVNGVDR, encoded by the exons ATGAGAACACGCCGTGGCTGTTCTTATCCACTCGCCGGACCTCCGATTACTACCAGCCGGAAAAGACTCAAGCTCTCACCATCTCACTACAATCTCTTCGATAACCTCCCAGACGACATCGTTTTACTCATCCTCGCAAAACTCAGCTCCACTGCCGATTGCCCCACCGATTTTGTCACTACTTTATTCAT ATGCAAAAGATTTAACGGTTTAGGACTTAACCCCGTTGTTTTAGCAAAAGCTTCAGCTGAAACATTCGCCGTTAAACCTAACAGGTGGTCCCCATTTGCTCACCGTTTTCTTCAACGGAGCTCCAATGCCGGAAATGCAGAAGCTTCTTACACTCTCGGCatg ATACAATTCTACTGTTTCCAAAACAGAAGAAACGGTGCGTCATTAATGGCCAAGGCAGCAATCAGATCTCACGCGCCGGCATTATACTCACTCGCGATCATTCAATTCAACGGCAGCGGCGGTTCGAAAAACGTAAAAGACCTAATCGGCGGAGTCACGCTCTGCGCACGTGCAGCGTTTCTCGGCCACATCGATGCTCTTCGTGAACTCGGTCACTGTCTCAAAGATGGTTACGGCATCGGAAAAAATGTTACGGAAGGTCAACGATTTTTAATCGAGGCAAACGCACGTGAGCTGACGTCGATTTGTTCGAAAACGTTAATGTCCGTTATCAGATCTCCGTTACTGGTAAGTGAATTCGGATTCAATTTACCAGCTCCGAAATCTCATCCGGCGAACAGGTTTCTAGCTGGTTGGTTTGCCTACCGGAAACCGGATCCGTCGTTGAGGATATGCTGTTACGACGGTTGTGGACGGCTGGAGACGAGGATGCATGAGTTCCGGCGGTGTTCAGTGTGTGGTGTTATGAACTATTGCTCACGTGGTTGTCAGGCACGTGACTGGACGATGGGACATAGTAAGAATTGTAGACCTTTGGTTAGGGTTGCGAATGTTAACGGCGTTGATAGATGA